A portion of the Tiliqua scincoides isolate rTilSci1 chromosome 3, rTilSci1.hap2, whole genome shotgun sequence genome contains these proteins:
- the MPC2 gene encoding mitochondrial pyruvate carrier 2 codes for MAAAVAGFRASYHRFLDRIEHMLPPRLRPLYNHPAGPKTVFFWAPIMKWGLVCAGMADMTRPAEKLSTSQSAVLTATGLIWSRYSLVIIPKNWGLFTVNFFVGCAGGSQLYRIWRYNQELKAKEQS; via the exons ATGGCGGCCGCCGTTGCGGGCTTCCGCGCCTCCTACCACCGCTTCTTGGACAGGATCGAGCACATGCTGCCGCCTCGGCTGCGTCCCTTGTACAACCACCCAgcag GTCCGAAAACAGTATTTTTCTGGGCACCTATTATGAAATGG GGATTGGTATGCGCTGGAATGGCTGACATGACCAGGCCAGCAGAAAAACTGAGCACATCACAATCAGCGGTGCTAACGGCTACAG GTCTTATCTGGTCAAGATACTCTCTagttattattcctaaaaactgggGTCTATTTACTGTTAACTTCTTTGTTGGCTGTGCTGGTGGCTCCCAGCTATATCGCATATGGAG